TTTCTCGAAACGAGTACtttatacaatatatataagttATTCCATCATACGCAAAGTTCAAATGCTGGTATGACGACTAATCCCACATTGATATAGACTAAGCCCACCACTCGAAAATACAAATGTAGAGAGGAAAGATGTACCGACTCAAATGATACAATGTACTATCTTTTAGCTAGAAATCCAATGGTAGAATGTCTCAATTTGCATGAATATGAACGACCATGTCAAGACCAACACACTTGTTCTCTCTTAATTTTGAGAGTCGACTCAACTTTAGCTTTTGACATAGCAGAATCTTTCTCAGCTGTACTTCGGTTCACAGTCCTGGACAGGGGAATGTCATGATCGTGTTGTCCTTCATATGTTGTAATAACGAGCTGTGGATCGTGGGATGCTCTTTCCACGTGTTTCTTGACCGGGCAACCAGCATTTGAACACCGGTAATAACTCCTAAATGACAGAAAACTGTAGAAATTAGAGAGATCAAACAGCTCCAGTTCGACCAGTTCAAACAAAGGAGACACATACGAAGTTCAGAGAAGAAAGTCGTTTATTTGTTGTACATTGAGAGTAAAAAGATGGTCTGGCTGACGTAGATTGAAAAACATTGTGTGAAAAACACGATGACAGTCTAAAACAATTTCCGGCTGATCATTGGCATTTTGTCTTCTTTGTTGTTTGTTTTTTCACATTAACCTGTATTTAATTCTCTCAAAACCAATTGTCTTGACGTCAAATTTCAGTGTATCTACTAATGATCTTGAATCTCGTGAGAAATAAAAAAAGTCCatagagaaaaaataaaaatgcatcTGGAAGTAGATTCACAACCAAGAAATCAGTTCTTAACCAATTCTCCTTGATTGAGAGAGAAATGGACGGGAGCAGCGGGAAAGAAGGATAGACATAAGGAGAAAATTCGGTACAAATCTAATTCAAATGATGGGTTGAGAACAAAGAGATTTGTTCTGACAGTTGTATTATGGGAGGAAGTACTATTTGGGCTTCTTATCAAGCAGTAATAAGTATCAGGACAAATAAAAACAACAGTTTACAGATGTAAAAGGTCCTGTTTTGACAAGTTACTTTCTTCTATTGTGCAATCCAGAACAAACCTCTGAGCATCTTCGGATTACCCTGATGTCCACATCCAACCCTAAATCTAAGGGAGCAACCAAATAACTAGAAAAACAACGAAAGAAACTTGCAAGAGTTCTCATATGGAAATAAGGAGTAACTACTTtcaaaacctttgactgaaAGGGAAGATCGGCAGTTATGTTTCCTCAGGAAGCTATAAACGCATCTATGGAAAAAGAACTGAAGCCTAGAAATTCCACGAATTCGACCAATAAGCGAACAATAATTCACAGAGCAGAGAGAAGCATCAAATTCATGAATTGCCATATAACGTTGACCGGAAAATTCCGTTTGTACATATATATGCTATATCAAGAGAACCACATGGCAAGAAAATCACTACTATGCATCATTAAAATACTGAATTACCTTGGATTAGGATTTCCCTTCACCAATTTCTGTCCGTATTTTCGCCAGCGGTAGCCATCATTTACTATGTCAACCACACTCAAAGATTGAACATGCCATGATTCATTATTAGGTTTACTTAGGAAATTACCATCAGCAGAAGTTAATATCTTCCTGCAGTAAGGGCACAAACCACAGTACAATATTAGTCAGCAGCCAAAGCAATATCGGTGTACTACAACTATTTGAAGCTTTTGAATAAACATACTGCCGTTTAGAGTCAGGACAACCAGCCTTGTCATCGCTTTCAACATTTGAAGGCGAAGCTACACCTGTCACACTATCACCATTTCTCACAACCATCAACGGCGTTGAGGTTTCAGGTGGTGGGCTGTGTTGACATGCTTCACCACGAG
This window of the Primulina huaijiensis isolate GDHJ02 unplaced genomic scaffold, ASM1229523v2 scaffold20025, whole genome shotgun sequence genome carries:
- the LOC140966117 gene encoding WRKY transcription factor 1-like isoform X1 gives rise to the protein MLGFEVPSLRQKSTPSKASDKILDDGYSWRKYGQKLVKGDQYIRSYYKCTHPNCLAKKQVERSPGGVKMDINYLGEHKHPEVRHSPQIASRSEVRVQEIPIAMPTSEADAGSIITRGEACQHSPPPETSTPLMVVRNGDSVTGVASPSNVESDDKAGCPDSKRQKILTSADGNFLSKPNNESWHVQSLSVVDIVNDGYRWRKYGQKLVKGNPNPSFLSFRSYYRCSNAGCPVKKHVERASHDPQLVITTYEGQHDHDIPLSRTVNRSTAEKDSAMSKAKVESTLKIKREQVCWS
- the LOC140966117 gene encoding WRKY transcription factor 1-like isoform X2: MLGFEVPSLRQKSTPSKASDKILDDGYSWRKYGQKLVKGDQYIRSYYKCTHPNCLAKKQVERSPGGVKMDINYLGEHKHPEVRHSPQIASRSEVRVQEIPIAMPTSEADAGSIITRGEACQHSPPPETSTPLMVVRNGDSVTGVASPSNVESDDKAGCPDSKRQKILTSADGNFLSKPNNESWHVQSLSVVDIVNDGYRWRKYGQKLVKGNPNPRSYYRCSNAGCPVKKHVERASHDPQLVITTYEGQHDHDIPLSRTVNRSTAEKDSAMSKAKVESTLKIKREQVCWS